A genomic stretch from Dissulfurispira thermophila includes:
- a CDS encoding ammonium transporter yields MGYDDSLDAFGVHGIGGIIGTLATGLFAQKAINPSGADGLFFGNPRLFITQLIAVAITIVYSFIVTAVILKVLDKTVGLRVDDESEVVGLDISQHGESGYSL; encoded by the coding sequence ATTGGATACGATGATTCCCTCGATGCCTTCGGTGTTCACGGAATTGGCGGAATCATAGGCACACTTGCTACAGGGCTTTTTGCACAGAAGGCAATAAATCCGTCAGGTGCTGATGGATTGTTTTTTGGAAATCCAAGACTATTTATTACTCAATTAATAGCCGTGGCGATAACTATTGTCTATTCATTCATCGTGACTGCGGTTATATTGAAAGTGCTCGACAAGACTGTTGGGCTGAGGGTTGACGATGAGTCAGAGGTTGTTGGTCTTGATATATCACAGCATGGGGAGAGCGGATATAGCTTGTAG
- the istB gene encoding IS21-like element helper ATPase IstB: MTELNRQIESHMRSLKLKGMITAYRDLSERASKSNLRYEEYLALLLEAEVKRKTESSIKAKMAKSRLPYIKTIEEFDFSFQPGLRDKEVIKLSSLEFIAQKANVIFLGPPGVGKTHLSVGLAIKACTARLRVLFMTAQGLIEDLMLSKRQGNLVERLLFYSRLHLLIIDELGYMPITREQANLLFQLISMRYEKGSIILTSNYNFDEWGKVFEDPVVASAIIDRVVHHASIFYISGESYRLKNKLKKAN, encoded by the coding sequence ATGACAGAGCTGAACAGACAGATAGAGAGTCACATGAGGTCATTGAAGCTCAAAGGCATGATAACTGCCTACAGAGACCTCTCAGAGAGGGCATCAAAGAGCAACCTCAGATATGAAGAATACCTTGCCCTGTTACTTGAGGCAGAGGTAAAGAGGAAGACAGAAAGCTCAATAAAGGCAAAGATGGCAAAGAGCAGACTTCCCTACATAAAGACCATTGAGGAATTTGACTTCAGCTTCCAGCCGGGCCTCAGAGACAAAGAAGTAATAAAGCTCAGCAGCCTTGAATTCATAGCTCAAAAGGCAAATGTGATATTCCTCGGTCCTCCCGGGGTAGGCAAAACCCATCTCTCCGTAGGGCTTGCCATAAAGGCATGCACAGCAAGGCTCAGGGTGCTCTTTATGACAGCCCAGGGACTCATAGAAGACCTCATGCTCTCAAAGAGACAGGGAAACCTTGTAGAAAGACTCCTCTTTTACTCAAGGCTCCACCTGCTGATAATAGATGAACTGGGCTACATGCCGATAACGAGAGAGCAGGCAAATCTCCTGTTTCAACTCATCTCAATGAGATACGAAAAAGGCTCAATAATCCTTACAAGCAACTACAACTTTGACGAATGGGGAAAGGTATTTGAAGACCCTGTTGTAGCCTCAGCCATAATAGACAGAGTTGTGCATCATGCAAGCATATTCTATATAAGTGGAGAAAGCTACAGACTGAAGAACAAATTGAAGAAGGCAAATTGA
- the glnA gene encoding type I glutamate--ammonia ligase: protein MTPKDVIKMAQENKAVMVNFKFLDFPGIWQHFAVPIAELKEEIFEEGLGFDGSSIRGWQAIHTSDMLIIPDPTTAFMDPFMEYPTISLICNVVDPITKEFYSRDPRYIAQKAEAYLKSTGIGDTAYFGPEAEFFIFDGIRFDQNAHSGYYFIDSVEGIWNSGREENPNLGYKPRHKEGYFPVPPTDSLVNLRTEMVMEMQKVGIYVEREHHEVATAGQAEIDMRFDSLVRMSDKNMLFKYIIKNVARRHGKTVTFMPKPLFGDNGSGMHCHQSIWKGGKPLFAGNGYAGLSELALYYIGGILKHAKALAAITNPTTNSYKRLTPGFEAPVNLAYSARNRSASIRIPTYSASPKAKRIEVRFPDPSCNTYLAFSAMLMAGLDGIENKIHPGEPLDKDIYELGPEELASVPTMPGSLEEALDHLEEDHEFLMKGNVFTEDAIETWINYKRTREVDALRLRPHPYEFFLYYDI from the coding sequence ATGACACCAAAGGATGTAATTAAAATGGCTCAGGAAAACAAGGCGGTAATGGTAAATTTCAAGTTCCTTGATTTTCCAGGAATCTGGCAGCATTTTGCAGTGCCGATAGCAGAATTGAAAGAGGAGATATTTGAGGAAGGACTCGGCTTTGACGGCTCATCCATAAGGGGATGGCAGGCAATTCATACATCTGATATGCTGATAATCCCTGACCCCACAACGGCATTTATGGATCCATTTATGGAGTATCCAACAATAAGCCTGATATGCAATGTTGTAGACCCGATTACAAAGGAGTTTTATTCAAGGGATCCAAGATATATTGCACAAAAGGCAGAGGCATATCTTAAATCAACAGGCATAGGGGATACAGCATATTTTGGTCCTGAGGCAGAGTTTTTTATCTTTGACGGCATCAGGTTTGACCAGAATGCACACAGCGGATATTATTTTATTGATTCTGTAGAGGGCATCTGGAACTCAGGTCGTGAAGAAAATCCCAATCTTGGCTACAAGCCAAGACACAAAGAAGGTTATTTCCCTGTGCCTCCAACAGATAGTCTGGTAAATCTCAGAACAGAGATGGTTATGGAGATGCAGAAAGTAGGTATTTATGTTGAGAGAGAGCATCATGAGGTTGCAACTGCGGGTCAGGCAGAGATAGATATGAGGTTCGATTCCCTCGTCAGGATGTCTGACAAGAACATGCTCTTCAAATATATAATCAAAAATGTTGCAAGGAGGCATGGTAAGACTGTGACATTCATGCCCAAGCCATTATTCGGAGACAATGGTTCAGGAATGCACTGCCATCAGAGCATCTGGAAGGGTGGGAAGCCTCTCTTTGCAGGTAATGGCTATGCAGGCCTGAGCGAACTCGCTCTATATTATATTGGCGGCATATTAAAGCATGCAAAGGCACTTGCAGCAATCACAAACCCTACTACTAATTCATATAAGAGACTTACCCCGGGCTTTGAGGCACCTGTAAATCTTGCATACTCAGCAAGAAACCGTTCTGCATCCATAAGGATACCGACTTATTCGGCAAGCCCCAAGGCAAAGAGGATAGAGGTAAGATTCCCTGATCCATCATGCAACACATACCTTGCTTTCTCAGCTATGCTGATGGCGGGATTAGATGGCATAGAAAATAAGATACACCCGGGTGAGCCTCTTGATAAAGATATTTACGAACTCGGTCCTGAGGAACTTGCATCTGTTCCTACAATGCCTGGAAGTCTTGAGGAGGCACTTGATCACCTCGAAGAGGACCATGAATTTTTGATGAAGGGTAATGTATTTACAGAAGATGCTATCGAGACATGGATAAACTATAAGAGGACAAGGGAAGTGGATGCCTTGAGATTGAGGCCGCATCCATACGAGTTTTTCCTGTATTACGATATTTAA
- the istA gene encoding IS21 family transposase, translating into MYKWQQVRVLRQKGETIKGIARQLKLSRNTVRKYLRKDEPPQFKARQYERLLDPYEEVIKEMLKKGFIGTRIYNELKEQGYGGSLCSVHRYLSGIREGERVKTLATTRVETSTGKQMQYDWKEWMLPVNGRPVKVYIHEIILSYSRKKYYCSSLSITTADIIRAIASAIEYFGGIAEEIVIDNPRQMVIAHNNNGVIRYNDEFLRFCGLYGIDTVPCRPYRARTKGKVERPFYYIQEHLLKGLEVEGIARFDGLLYDFTERYNKRTHSDLGESPEERFMRDEKPLLRPIPEVEPAEIFPKEIRSVTNDGYISWAGALYPVPMKHCLRQVKIETLFGKTLKVYSMDGSIIAEHDIRVSDRHKRPVHPEHEQLNREYRERKGAYRSETLKRFKEAFKQQGEVFIEGLKKTVSANMYWHIEEILKLTEIYTAEDITAAMKECIECGSYHKNSIKRLLKSKTPGEPLIENINNPCIARSINITRPLSAYRVMEKEVLA; encoded by the coding sequence ATGTATAAGTGGCAGCAGGTAAGGGTATTAAGGCAGAAGGGTGAGACCATTAAGGGGATAGCGAGGCAGTTGAAGCTATCGAGGAACACGGTGAGGAAGTATCTGAGGAAGGATGAACCTCCGCAATTCAAAGCAAGGCAGTATGAAAGGCTACTTGACCCTTATGAGGAAGTGATAAAGGAGATGCTCAAAAAGGGCTTCATTGGCACGAGGATATACAATGAGCTCAAGGAACAGGGCTACGGAGGCTCTCTTTGCTCTGTGCATCGTTATCTGTCAGGGATAAGGGAAGGAGAACGGGTCAAGACCCTAGCAACAACGAGGGTAGAGACCTCCACTGGCAAACAGATGCAGTATGACTGGAAGGAATGGATGCTTCCTGTAAATGGCAGACCTGTAAAGGTCTACATCCATGAGATAATCTTAAGCTACAGCAGGAAGAAATATTATTGCAGTTCCTTAAGCATCACCACAGCGGATATAATCAGGGCGATAGCGAGTGCAATAGAGTATTTTGGGGGCATTGCTGAAGAGATTGTTATAGACAATCCCAGACAGATGGTCATTGCTCACAACAACAACGGTGTTATTCGGTATAACGATGAGTTTTTGAGGTTCTGCGGACTTTATGGTATTGATACAGTCCCGTGCAGACCCTATCGGGCAAGGACAAAGGGGAAGGTAGAGAGGCCCTTTTATTACATTCAGGAGCATCTTCTCAAGGGACTTGAGGTAGAAGGCATTGCACGGTTTGATGGGCTTCTGTATGACTTTACAGAAAGATACAATAAAAGGACACACAGTGACCTCGGAGAGAGCCCTGAAGAGAGGTTCATGCGTGATGAAAAACCTCTTCTAAGACCGATACCTGAGGTAGAGCCTGCTGAAATCTTCCCGAAGGAGATACGGAGCGTAACGAATGACGGCTACATAAGCTGGGCTGGTGCATTATACCCTGTGCCCATGAAGCATTGTCTCAGGCAGGTAAAGATAGAGACCCTTTTTGGAAAGACCCTTAAGGTCTATTCAATGGATGGCAGTATCATAGCAGAACATGACATAAGGGTAAGTGACAGGCACAAAAGGCCTGTACATCCAGAACATGAACAGCTCAACAGGGAATATAGGGAGAGGAAAGGGGCATACAGGTCTGAAACTCTTAAAAGATTCAAAGAGGCATTCAAACAGCAGGGAGAGGTCTTCATAGAAGGCTTAAAGAAGACAGTCAGTGCCAACATGTACTGGCATATAGAAGAGATACTGAAACTCACAGAGATTTACACTGCCGAGGACATAACAGCCGCCATGAAGGAGTGCATTGAATGCGGCTCATACCACAAAAACAGCATAAAGAGGCTTCTTAAAAGCAAGACCCCTGGAGAACCTCTAATAGAGAACATAAACAACCCCTGTATTGCACGCTCCATTAACATAACGAGACCCCTTTCAGCATACAGGGTTATGGAAAAGGAGGTTCTGGCATGA
- a CDS encoding helix-turn-helix domain-containing protein has translation MDSLKNKINGIERQEIINALKECNWIMARAARKLGITERMIGYKIKKYGIRKEDVNKQ, from the coding sequence ATGGATTCTTTAAAGAACAAAATCAACGGGATTGAAAGACAAGAGATAATCAATGCCCTCAAAGAATGCAACTGGATTATGGCGAGGGCAGCAAGGAAGCTCGGCATAACTGAGAGGATGATCGGGTACAAGATCAAAAAATATGGAATCAGAAAGGAGGATGTGAATAAACAGTGA
- a CDS encoding methyl-accepting chemotaxis protein, with the protein MKWFYNMSLKKKFYSVFGVIIAGSIIGIAVGQFVFARVQVGGKYFKGIELKRDASEDLARIRMNINLLKGMIYSQVHAYDEEAEKGMEKIITSTDELFENLKSIRNKANGRGISCTTCHTDEQVSVFFSYVEGGYASWNKYKGFLKEQLFHIAKSQNMKTAVEIIEGEFSNVYLELMENTKIPVDIIRGVAPLQIEKLKKESNIIRLGYVIFGVLITVFLVVVAYFLTTNILGPVTSITHVSEQMAEGDFRGIDVNAKGKDEIGQMVEHFKAMGNRIREFVISIKSGVSNLSSASEKLSNTSDDLSNTTDKQLQQIEQIASASAQASQTIVDVAQNTTKAAESVRLSSELALKGKSVATNAMNEIERIADVIKDASETIEALGRSSEEIGEIVSVITDIADQTNLLALNAAIEAARAGEQGRGFAVVADEVRKLAERTSKATSEIAEKIKVIQSEAQRSVDKMQKSKEEVDKGVGLMKTVSQSLDSIANSSTAATDMVQHIAAATEEQSAASEEIANNVNSLSEGIRHTTADANQLKEVSLELANMAVELKRQVEWFKADYQ; encoded by the coding sequence ATGAAGTGGTTTTACAATATGAGCCTAAAAAAGAAGTTTTACAGTGTTTTTGGAGTGATTATCGCTGGTTCGATAATAGGCATTGCAGTGGGTCAATTTGTATTTGCAAGGGTTCAGGTGGGAGGAAAGTATTTCAAGGGGATAGAGCTTAAGAGAGATGCATCAGAAGACCTTGCACGGATAAGGATGAATATCAATCTCCTCAAGGGTATGATCTATTCACAGGTGCATGCCTATGATGAGGAAGCTGAAAAGGGCATGGAAAAAATAATCACAAGCACTGACGAACTTTTTGAGAATCTAAAAAGCATCCGTAACAAAGCTAATGGCAGAGGTATTTCATGTACTACATGCCATACTGATGAGCAGGTCTCGGTGTTTTTCTCTTATGTGGAAGGTGGATATGCTTCATGGAACAAGTATAAGGGGTTTCTCAAAGAGCAGTTGTTCCATATCGCAAAATCACAGAATATGAAGACAGCGGTTGAGATTATAGAGGGCGAATTTTCGAATGTGTACCTTGAACTTATGGAAAATACAAAGATACCCGTAGATATAATAAGGGGTGTTGCTCCTTTGCAGATTGAAAAGCTCAAAAAGGAATCCAACATCATCAGGTTGGGCTATGTTATTTTTGGTGTGCTTATAACGGTATTTCTTGTGGTAGTTGCCTACTTTTTAACAACTAACATCTTGGGTCCTGTAACTTCTATTACTCATGTGTCAGAGCAAATGGCAGAAGGCGATTTCAGGGGCATAGATGTAAATGCAAAGGGAAAAGACGAGATAGGGCAGATGGTCGAGCACTTCAAAGCCATGGGCAACAGGATAAGGGAGTTTGTAATCAGCATTAAGAGTGGGGTATCAAATCTCTCGTCAGCATCAGAAAAACTATCCAATACCTCCGATGATCTTTCAAATACAACCGACAAACAGTTGCAGCAGATTGAGCAGATTGCATCTGCCTCGGCACAGGCATCGCAGACTATAGTGGATGTAGCACAAAATACCACAAAGGCTGCAGAATCTGTAAGGCTGTCATCAGAGCTTGCACTAAAAGGAAAGTCAGTTGCTACCAATGCCATGAATGAGATAGAGAGGATTGCCGATGTAATAAAAGATGCATCTGAAACTATAGAGGCACTTGGCAGGAGCTCCGAGGAGATCGGAGAAATAGTGTCAGTAATCACTGATATAGCAGACCAGACAAACCTATTAGCACTAAATGCAGCAATAGAGGCTGCAAGGGCAGGAGAGCAAGGGAGGGGATTTGCAGTAGTAGCAGATGAGGTGAGAAAACTTGCGGAGAGGACATCAAAGGCAACAAGTGAGATAGCAGAAAAGATAAAAGTTATTCAATCAGAGGCCCAGAGGTCTGTTGATAAAATGCAAAAGAGTAAAGAAGAGGTGGACAAAGGTGTAGGGCTTATGAAGACAGTCAGTCAATCGCTTGATTCTATTGCAAACTCATCAACAGCCGCAACAGATATGGTTCAGCATATTGCTGCTGCTACAGAGGAGCAATCGGCTGCGTCAGAAGAAATTGCAAATAATGTCAACAGCCTTTCAGAAGGAATAAGGCATACAACTGCTGATGCCAACCAATTAAAAGAGGTTTCCCTTGAACTTGCCAACATGGCTGTTGAGCTTAAGAGGCAGGTAGAGTGGTTTAAGGCAGACTATCAGTGA
- a CDS encoding type 1 glutamine amidotransferase, whose translation MSIVICKNISSEGPGTIEDFLKTKEIPYMIVDLSKGDEIFDTGVFDTLIMMGGPMSVNEDDIYPYIKKEEEMTREFITQNKRVLGICLGAQIIAKALGSRVYKGSQKEIGWYDIELTSEGIADPVMRKLAVHPHVGDLWKRFKVFHWHGETFDIPKGGVRLASSELFPNQAFRYGKNAYAFQFHIEVTRDMIYDWLKDEDIDHDKLKAETEKFYEVYYGRAWNFYEAFLSQDKVEVKVKN comes from the coding sequence ATGTCTATTGTAATCTGTAAAAACATATCATCAGAAGGACCCGGTACCATAGAAGATTTTCTTAAAACAAAAGAAATTCCTTATATGATTGTTGATTTGTCAAAGGGAGATGAGATTTTTGATACAGGAGTCTTTGACACCCTCATAATGATGGGCGGTCCTATGAGTGTTAATGAAGACGACATCTACCCATATATAAAAAAAGAGGAAGAGATGACCCGAGAGTTCATTACTCAAAATAAAAGGGTTTTAGGTATCTGTCTTGGTGCACAGATAATAGCAAAGGCTTTGGGCTCAAGGGTTTATAAAGGCAGTCAAAAGGAGATAGGCTGGTATGATATAGAGCTTACATCTGAAGGAATTGCTGACCCTGTAATGAGGAAACTCGCAGTGCATCCTCATGTTGGGGATTTGTGGAAGAGATTCAAGGTATTTCACTGGCACGGAGAGACCTTTGATATTCCTAAAGGGGGTGTAAGGCTTGCCAGCTCAGAGCTTTTCCCCAATCAGGCATTTAGGTATGGCAAGAATGCCTATGCCTTTCAATTTCATATTGAAGTAACAAGAGATATGATATATGATTGGTTAAAAGACGAGGATATTGACCACGATAAGTTGAAGGCAGAGACAGAGAAATTCTATGAGGTCTATTATGGAAGGGCATGGAATTTCTATGAGGCATTTTTAAGTCAGGATAAGGTTGAGGTTAAGGTTAAGAATTAA
- a CDS encoding ABC transporter ATP-binding protein has protein sequence MIEVKDIFIQTRGFSIKDASLNVHAGSCHCLIGPTGCGKTTLLEAILGLRKIQKGKILLDGKDITNLPVHERGFSYVPQDLAIFPHLTVEDNIFYGIKHGALSDKQKRHESALQIAESLGISHLLKRKAVNLSGGERQRVALARALAPGHRYILLDEPLSSLHEGMKKELWFLLKELQKKYHLTILMVSHDMEETFFLADYVDVMIDGVIHQTGTKEEVYTEPQNIEVARFFGIKNIFDAEIRVVEDKDYILYCKELNTSLLLPIDKMEERQNDSLLTIGIRAEDVIILRHDLPIKKDNLLQGTVTEIYPMGSNSMVIFKPQNSQRLIEIVMPDFAFKKLDLKPSMSVTVSLRGERLFVLK, from the coding sequence GTGATAGAGGTAAAGGATATTTTTATACAGACAAGAGGGTTTTCTATTAAGGATGCGTCATTAAATGTCCATGCAGGCTCATGCCACTGCCTTATTGGACCAACAGGCTGTGGAAAGACCACATTGCTTGAGGCTATCCTTGGACTCAGAAAGATTCAAAAAGGAAAGATCTTGCTTGACGGCAAAGACATTACAAATCTGCCGGTGCATGAGAGGGGGTTTTCATATGTGCCGCAGGACCTGGCAATATTTCCTCATCTTACTGTTGAGGACAATATCTTTTACGGCATAAAGCACGGCGCTTTGTCAGACAAACAAAAGAGACATGAGTCAGCTCTGCAAATAGCAGAATCACTGGGCATATCGCATCTGCTTAAGAGAAAGGCTGTTAATCTAAGCGGAGGAGAGCGTCAGCGGGTTGCCCTTGCCCGTGCGCTTGCACCGGGGCATAGATACATTCTGCTTGATGAGCCGCTGTCGTCACTTCATGAGGGGATGAAAAAAGAGTTGTGGTTTTTGCTTAAGGAATTGCAAAAAAAATATCACTTAACGATTCTTATGGTAAGCCATGATATGGAGGAGACATTCTTTTTAGCTGATTATGTAGATGTTATGATTGATGGTGTTATTCATCAAACAGGTACAAAAGAGGAGGTTTACACAGAGCCTCAGAATATTGAGGTAGCAAGATTTTTTGGCATAAAGAATATCTTTGATGCAGAGATAAGAGTGGTTGAGGATAAAGACTATATCTTATACTGTAAGGAGCTTAACACGAGCCTACTATTGCCTATAGATAAGATGGAAGAAAGACAGAACGATTCGCTTCTGACCATTGGCATAAGGGCAGAGGATGTGATTATATTAAGACATGATCTGCCGATAAAAAAAGACAATCTCTTGCAGGGTACAGTAACCGAAATATATCCTATGGGTTCTAACTCAATGGTGATATTCAAACCTCAGAATTCTCAAAGATTGATCGAGATAGTAATGCCAGACTTTGCCTTTAAGAAATTGGATCTCAAGCCCTCAATGTCTGTAACTGTGTCATTAAGGGGTGAGAGGCTCTTTGTGTTAAAATAG
- a CDS encoding P-II family nitrogen regulator, translated as MKKIEAIIKPFKLDEVKDALNDIGIQGMTVTEVKGFGRQKGHTELYRGAEYVVDFIPKIKIEVVTSDNLAPRVVDAIEKAAKTGKIGDGKIFVYTIEDVIRIRTGERGETAV; from the coding sequence ATGAAGAAGATAGAGGCAATAATCAAGCCTTTTAAGCTCGATGAGGTAAAGGATGCCTTAAATGATATAGGTATTCAGGGCATGACTGTAACAGAAGTAAAGGGTTTTGGGAGGCAAAAGGGGCATACTGAATTGTATAGAGGTGCAGAGTATGTGGTTGATTTTATACCGAAGATAAAGATAGAGGTAGTGACCTCTGACAATCTTGCCCCGAGGGTTGTAGATGCCATAGAGAAGGCAGCAAAGACAGGCAAAATAGGCGATGGTAAGATATTCGTATATACCATAGAAGATGTAATAAGGATAAGGACAGGAGAACGCGGAGAAACCGCAGTATAA
- a CDS encoding ammonium transporter — MRRLLSILMIIGLLGFAGLAFAEDQAQPLSPTLVEQPATAPAPLKIDTGDTAWMIVATAFVMLMTIPGLALFYGGLSKRKDTLNTIAMSFVTFCIVSVLWVVYGYTFAFGTDISGIIGSPAKILLAGVGVNSIADAAKTIPEYIFIVYQLTFAAITVALASGAYIERMKFSAWVLFSILWMTLAYLPIAHWVWGGGFLARLGALDFAGGTVVHINAGIAALVGALILGKRREMTLIPNNLTLVVTGAGLLWFGWFGFNAGSALAANGLAGAAFINTNTATAVAAVAWMLTEWMHSKKPTVLGLASGAVAGLVAITPAAGFVNITGALIIGIAAGVVSFLSVAVIKPKLGYDDTLDAFGIHGVAGTLGAILTGVFADPSINEAGKGLLYGNPGQLWTQIIAAGVTIVYTAVVTVIIFMIIKVFIGLRVDVEEEIEGLDESQHGEKAYNL, encoded by the coding sequence ATGAGAAGACTATTAAGTATTTTAATGATAATTGGCTTATTGGGATTTGCAGGACTTGCATTTGCTGAAGATCAGGCACAGCCGCTGAGCCCCACATTGGTTGAGCAACCCGCAACCGCGCCGGCTCCGCTGAAGATAGACACAGGAGATACAGCATGGATGATCGTGGCTACTGCCTTTGTTATGCTTATGACAATTCCTGGGTTGGCGCTATTTTACGGCGGACTTTCAAAACGCAAAGATACCCTTAATACAATTGCGATGTCATTTGTGACATTTTGCATTGTGAGTGTTTTATGGGTGGTTTATGGCTATACCTTTGCCTTTGGAACAGATATCTCTGGCATCATAGGCAGCCCTGCAAAGATTCTCCTTGCAGGAGTCGGTGTCAATAGCATTGCTGATGCAGCAAAGACAATACCTGAATACATATTTATCGTTTATCAATTAACTTTTGCTGCAATAACCGTTGCCCTTGCAAGCGGCGCATACATCGAGAGGATGAAGTTTTCTGCGTGGGTGCTCTTTTCGATATTGTGGATGACTCTTGCTTATCTGCCTATTGCACACTGGGTATGGGGTGGGGGCTTCTTAGCAAGGCTTGGTGCACTGGATTTTGCAGGCGGAACAGTCGTTCATATCAATGCAGGTATCGCAGCCCTCGTTGGAGCTTTAATTCTGGGCAAGAGGCGTGAGATGACCCTCATTCCCAATAATCTTACCCTCGTGGTGACAGGGGCAGGGCTTCTCTGGTTTGGATGGTTTGGATTCAATGCAGGCTCTGCACTTGCAGCAAATGGACTTGCAGGAGCAGCCTTTATCAATACTAATACAGCTACTGCAGTTGCAGCGGTTGCATGGATGTTGACAGAGTGGATGCATTCAAAAAAACCCACTGTTCTTGGTCTTGCATCAGGAGCAGTAGCAGGTCTTGTTGCTATAACACCAGCAGCAGGGTTTGTGAATATAACAGGCGCCTTAATCATAGGAATTGCAGCAGGCGTAGTGTCATTTTTGTCTGTTGCAGTGATAAAGCCAAAACTTGGGTATGATGATACACTTGATGCATTCGGAATACACGGGGTAGCAGGAACACTCGGTGCAATTCTGACAGGTGTATTTGCAGATCCCTCAATAAATGAGGCAGGCAAAGGACTTCTGTATGGCAACCCCGGACAGCTCTGGACACAGATCATAGCTGCTGGAGTGACAATTGTTTATACTGCGGTTGTTACTGTGATAATTTTTATGATCATAAAGGTTTTTATTGGTCTTAGGGTTGATGTTGAGGAAGAGATAGAAGGGCTTGACGAGAGCCAGCATGGCGAGAAGGCGTATAATCTATAA
- a CDS encoding P-II family nitrogen regulator, whose amino-acid sequence MKKIEAIIKPFKLDEVKDALNDIGIQGMTVTEVKGFGRQKGHVELYRGAEYDIAFIPKLKIEVVVTDTMAEKVVSTIIEKAKTGKIGDGKIFVSTLEDIVRIRTGETGEAAI is encoded by the coding sequence ATGAAGAAGATAGAGGCAATAATCAAGCCTTTTAAGCTCGATGAGGTAAAGGATGCCTTAAATGATATAGGTATTCAGGGCATGACTGTAACAGAAGTAAAGGGTTTTGGGAGGCAAAAGGGGCATGTGGAGCTTTATAGAGGAGCGGAATACGACATAGCCTTTATTCCCAAATTAAAGATCGAAGTAGTTGTAACTGATACTATGGCTGAAAAGGTGGTCTCCACTATAATTGAAAAGGCAAAGACAGGAAAGATAGGCGATGGTAAGATATTTGTCTCGACACTTGAAGACATCGTAAGGATAAGGACAGGTGAGACTGGGGAGGCGGCGATATAG